A region from the Cannabis sativa cultivar Pink pepper isolate KNU-18-1 chromosome 9, ASM2916894v1, whole genome shotgun sequence genome encodes:
- the LOC133031299 gene encoding uncharacterized protein LOC133031299, translating to MPVSALIRDNREWNFELLNEFFQPIDVEKILTIPLSFFADQDRLIWHHSTSVSYNVKSGFHLATQLEDQLQSSSSDANRDWWKFFWNLSLPPKIRIFAWKVIQHILPVAAALFKRKIIDSSTCSLCTSSWESIGHALFGGQHAKNIWKESKFTIDFHKAQSMFNGDYLHHLSAVYSHEDFELFICLMWGIWTDRNRVFHGGQARKSFSIIAYTTGFHRDFSRAKKFTIPAAAAATEQSLPHQTSKQSAFQ from the coding sequence ATGCCAGTTTCTGCACTCATAAGAGACAATCGAGAATGGAATTTTGAACTGTTAAATGAATTTTTTCAACCAATAGATGTGGAAAAAATTTTGACCATTCCTTTAAGTTTCTTTGCCGATCAAGATAGGTTAATATGGCACCATTCTACATCTGTTTCTTACAATGTAAAATCAGGATTTCATTTGGCCACACAATTGGAAGATCAGCTGCAATCTTCTTCTTCAGATGCAAACCGAGACTGGTGGAAGTTCTTCTGGAATTTATCTTTGCCACCAAAAATTCGAATCTTTGCTTGGAAAGTTATCCAACATATTCTTCCTGTAGCTGCTGCTCTTTTTAAGCGGAAAATCATTGATTCATCTACTTGTTCTCTTTGCACATCAAGTTGGGAGTCAATAGGACATGCCCTTTTTGGTGGTCAACATGCCAAGAATATTTGGAAGGAGTCAAAATTCACAATAGATTTCCATAAAGCACAGTCCATGTTTAATGGAGACTACCTGCACCATCTTTCGGCAGTTTATAGTCACGAAGACTTTGAGCTTTTCATATGTTTGATGTGGGGTATTTGGACTGACAGAAACAGAGTTTTTCATGGTGGACAAGCACGTAAGAGTTTTTCCATAATTGCCTATACCACAGGGTTTCACCGTGACTTCAGCCGGGCCAAGAAATTCACCATACCAGCTGCTGCTGCTGCAACAGAGCAGTCACTCCCACACCAGACTTCCAAGCAATCGGCCTTCCAGTAG